From Pseudomonas putida, one genomic window encodes:
- a CDS encoding SMI1/KNR4 family protein — protein MSYIDVLDSEINLSGEEPAFAGGATEEVILAFEKALSVKFPDSYKEFLRKYGALSFAGDTYYGITKNGVDAVSIPSVAFATKSARAAGEADDSMIVVKASGYGPIYSIDTSITGAAGKPAVVETELSFKRKKDKKVISQDFQEFFTDMVRQAIKQL, from the coding sequence ATGAGCTATATTGATGTGCTTGACTCAGAGATTAATTTAAGTGGTGAGGAACCTGCGTTTGCAGGTGGCGCAACAGAAGAAGTCATCCTCGCTTTCGAGAAGGCGCTAAGTGTTAAATTTCCCGACTCGTATAAAGAATTTCTTAGGAAATATGGTGCTTTGTCATTTGCAGGCGATACTTATTACGGGATTACTAAGAATGGCGTGGACGCAGTATCCATCCCCAGCGTGGCCTTTGCTACTAAAAGCGCTAGAGCAGCTGGAGAGGCCGACGATTCGATGATCGTCGTTAAGGCTTCAGGATATGGGCCGATTTATTCAATCGATACCTCTATAACTGGGGCCGCTGGAAAGCCTGCGGTGGTAGAGACAGAGCTTTCGTTTAAACGGAAAAAAGATAAAAAAGTTATTTCTCAAGACTTTCAAGAATTTTTTACTGATATGGTAAGGCAGGCAATAAAGCAGCTATAG
- a CDS encoding RHS repeat-associated core domain-containing protein has protein sequence MRFQGQYHDGETDLHYNTFRYYDSQNGRNISQDPIGLFGGNNLYQYALNPNSWIDALGLACDKWDVNAHQANKSAVKGKNLGFGFTSCWAEKLDVRPC, from the coding sequence CTGCGTTTTCAAGGTCAGTATCATGATGGCGAAACGGACCTACATTACAATACCTTTAGATATTATGATTCCCAAAATGGCCGTAACATTAGCCAAGATCCCATCGGTTTGTTTGGCGGTAATAATCTTTATCAGTATGCGCTGAACCCAAATTCTTGGATAGACGCCCTGGGGTTGGCGTGTGATAAATGGGATGTAAATGCTCATCAAGCAAACAAAAGTGCAGTAAAAGGTAAAAACTTAGGATTTGGATTCACATCATGTTGGGCAGAAAAACTTGATGTGAGACCTTGTTGA
- a CDS encoding imm11 family protein: MKYFTMSHELVEGGYTDGDVLFSPGLEDYYQVGKSLPLDGISITVVLDKKVRSLKSDFFLTACGAFIGSKELRVVCEELGSDARFVKAEVKYFGGKSVEKDYFLIHLDAKIKCFDYEQSDYSGKNMVLRRLQSGELDAEYLARGVTKLCIDESKADGSHFLFLGDVAWIDPIVSEVFVSKVEDKKLATRFIALG; this comes from the coding sequence ATGAAATATTTCACAATGTCGCATGAGTTGGTTGAGGGTGGATATACGGATGGCGATGTTTTATTCTCTCCAGGGCTCGAAGATTACTATCAAGTAGGAAAATCCCTTCCGTTAGACGGTATATCAATTACCGTAGTGTTGGATAAAAAAGTCCGCAGTCTGAAATCTGATTTTTTCTTAACAGCATGCGGTGCGTTTATTGGGTCGAAAGAGTTAAGGGTTGTATGTGAGGAGTTGGGTTCAGATGCCAGGTTCGTAAAAGCTGAGGTGAAATATTTTGGCGGAAAGTCTGTAGAAAAGGATTACTTTTTGATTCATTTAGATGCGAAGATCAAATGCTTCGATTATGAGCAATCAGATTATTCTGGTAAGAACATGGTTTTAAGAAGATTGCAGTCAGGGGAGTTGGATGCTGAGTACTTGGCCCGAGGTGTAACAAAGCTGTGTATTGATGAATCAAAAGCAGATGGTTCTCATTTTTTATTTTTGGGTGACGTGGCTTGGATTGATCCGATAGTGTCGGAAGTTTTTGTTAGTAAGGTTGAAGACAAAAAGCTCGCGACAAGGTTCATTGCTCTCGGCTGA
- a CDS encoding AHH domain-containing protein, which translates to MVNKSNLIQEAMKRGIYNPNGASNGSPLPTTSAESLASGKPLHSGGHLGSYYDAARNRLLIAEQKIGNVATASDKTLLKKIGAVERSMMMSLGSDTLRLQNTDPRPKGTRWTC; encoded by the coding sequence GTGGTAAATAAGTCTAATCTCATTCAAGAGGCAATGAAGCGAGGTATATATAATCCAAATGGCGCTAGCAACGGATCACCACTCCCTACCACATCTGCGGAATCCCTAGCCTCAGGTAAACCGCTGCATAGTGGTGGCCATTTGGGTTCTTACTATGACGCAGCTAGGAACCGCTTATTGATAGCGGAGCAGAAGATTGGCAATGTGGCTACTGCATCTGATAAGACTCTTCTTAAAAAGATCGGCGCTGTCGAACGCAGTATGATGATGAGTCTTGGTTCAGATACCTTGCGCTTACAAAATACGGACCCTAGGCCGAAAGGCACCAGGTGGACATGTTAG